Within the Streptomyces sp. NBC_00353 genome, the region CTCCGGCGTGGCGCGGCCTGCTCAAGGAAGGACACCTGCCGGGGTGCGCACAGCCTGACGCAGGCGGGCGGCGTCCCGGCTGGGCGGCGCGCCGAACTGGCGGCGATACTCCCGGCTGAACTGTGACGGGTTGTCATAGCCGACGCGGTGTCCGACCCCGGTGACGTCGCCCGGGTGCGTGGCGAGCAGCAGCCGGGCCTCCTGCAGCCGGATCTGCTTCTGGAACTGGATGGGGCTCATCGCGGTCACCGCCTGGAAGTTGCGGTAGAAGGCGGAGACACTCATGCCGGACATGCGTGCCACCTCGTCGACCCGGAAGGGCTCGGCGTAGTGCTCGCGGATCCAGCGCACGGCCCGGGAGACGTGGCTGAGGCTGCTGTCGGCCAGGTCACGCGCCGCCGCGCCCGCCCCAGAGCCGGGCGGGAGACCGGCTGATCACCCGGTCTCCCGCCCGGACGGCGGACGCCACCAACGGGGAAGCGGCGCACCATCCAGCCTCGATGGCGGGTGCCGTGGTCGCCTCAGCCGCGTGGCCGAGGTCGCGTCTCCCCTCAACAGGTGAGCGCGCCGCGGTGGTGGTTCTTACGGCGGACCGGGTATCCGTCACTCGTGGGCAGGGGCGTCGACCGGGGCGCACCACGAGGTCCCGATGTGTGGCAGGTGTGACCGCTTCGGGCAGCGACCGTGCCAGGTCCGCGAGCTAGATTCGGCGGTACACCGTCCCGGGGCGATACCGGCCGATAGGGCCGGCCCCGTGGGTCGGGGCAGACGCATCGACGACTGCCCGACCGCCCCTGAGACGCCGCCCGCCTGCCGGGGTTCTCCTCGGCAGAGGTACGCAAGTACCCCCCTCCTAGCGGAACGTCGTCGCGCTGGACGTCGTCCGCACCGTACATACGAAGGACCGCTATGCCGGCCGTGACCGTCGAGGATCTCCTGGTCCTCCCCCGCCTCCCGCGCCTTGACGCGACCGCCATCGACCGCCCCGTCCGCCGCCTGGTCACCGCACCCCAGCAGCGGGAGGGGGCCGGCTTTCTGGTGCACCGCCCGTTCCCGAGTGCCGCTTTGCCCGATGCGGACCCGTTCTTGCTGCTCGACCACGTCGGTGAGACCGTCTACCAGCCCTACGAGGCCAAGGGCGCCCCCTGGCACCCGCACCGCGGATTCGAAACTGTCACCTACGTCATCGACGGCACGGTGGTGCACCACGATTCCAACGGTGGCGGAGGCGTGATATCGGACGGGGACACACAGTGGATGACCGCAGGGTCGGGGATCCTGCACGACGAGGTCCCCAGCGAGGAGGTCCTGGCCAAGGGCGGCCTCAGCCACGGCATCCAGCTGTGGGTGAACCTGCCCCGCACCCGCAAGTGGGCGCAGCCGCGTTACCAGGACGTCCGGGCGGACAAGCTGCGGCTGCTCACCTCCGATGACGGCGGGGCGCTGGTACGCCTGATCGCCGGTGGGCTTGGCGGCTACCAGGGACCGGGCGTGACCTACACCCCCATCGTCTATGCGCACGCGAGTCTGCTTCCCCAGGCGCAGTTGCGTACCGGGTGGGATCCGCAGTTCAGCGCGATGGTCTACGTCCTGCAGGGAGCGGGGAGCGTGGGCGCCGACAGGCGCCCCGTCGGGGATGGGCAACTGGCGGTGTTCGGTGCGGGCGATGTCCTCACCGTCCAGGCGGGGGCCCATCAGCGCGGCCGCACCGGCCGCTTTGAGGTGCTGCTGCTGGGCGGCGTGCCGCTGCGGGAGCCGATCGCCCGCTACGGCCCGTTCGTGATGAACACCGAGGCGGAGATCCGGCAGGCCGTCGAGGACTACCAGCAGGGCAGGAAACCACCGCCGCGACCAAGTTCGATTTCCGGCATAGCAGGCGCCACGTAAGGAACATGCAGCTGCCGGTGGAGCGCCGCTACGTTTCCGCCCAGGTCAGACAGTTGGGCCCATAACTCGTTGGTGAACGCGAAACCACCACGCCGCAGCGACGTCGTCTCAGCGCACCCCGACGCACGGGCCACGGCCAACCAGCGCCACACCGTACGTACACAGACCCCCGCCGTATCGGCGGCGATCCGCACATGCACAGACGCCAGCTTGCCGGGCTCATCCAGAGCGAGCAGACGACGCACCACCACCTGGCGTGCCAAGACCCGGTCGCGGGAGGGCGACACAATGGAATTCAACTCGGCGACGATGTGCCTGACCCGAGGTGCGGTAGGGAGACATCACCTGCAGGGCGTAGGGCGACCTGCGCCGCTGGCCGGGGTTTCATTCAGTCAGTTCTTCAGTGCGGGTAGGCCGGCCAGGCCAGTGTCGCGCATGATCCGGTCGACGGTCTCGGGCAGGGAACTGTCCGCCCCGATGACGGTTTCAACGCACCCGGGCAACACATCACGTTCCCGGTACCAGTCGCGCAACGCCTCCTCCCCGACATCGTTCACGATCGGCTTGGTCGCGTGCCGGGCAAGGGTTTCCGCGAACGGCACGTCCAGGTAGTAGCCGCGGTTCGGGCCAAGGTGGTCGGCGCGCAACTGGGCAAGCACGGCGCCGTCGTGGCCGGCGTACAGGATCCCTTCGAGAACAACGTGGTACCCGTGGTACCCCGCGTCCAGCGCGTAGCGGGCCGTCAGGTCGATCAGGCCGATGTCCGCCACACCGGCCCGGTCCCGCTCACGCAAAACGATCCGGCGGAGGTTGTCCTGACCCACGAGCGCCAGACCGCGGCCAAAACGGTCGCGGAGGCCGGCCGCGACGGACGACTTCCCCGAGGCACTGTTCCCTCGCAGCACGACCAGCCTCGTCCTTTCGTTGGCCACCATCACCCGGGCGAGGCTACCGACACCACCCGTCCGTCGGCGCAGCTCTACCCCTGTGGGCCTGGGCGGAGGGGGCACGGATGGTGACGTTATGCTCACGCGGTGGGCTGGAATCCCGTCGCGCCGTCGTCGGGGCTGTCGGAGGATCGGGGAAGGAGCCGGTCCGGTCGAGGGCCGTGCCAGGGGAGGCGATGGGATGCGACAGGCAGGTGTGCTCGATGTCGGGTGCCACAGTGCGTTGCTGACGGTGGTGCGACGGCGCCCGGGGACGGTGCTGGAGCCGGTGTTCTCCCGCAAGGTGCGGCTGAGCCTGCACGAGACCCTCGACCGCAAGGGACGGCTGGACAAGGCCGGCGTGAAGAGCGTCGAACGGGCAGTGGCCGAGGCCGTCGCCGCTGACCCGCGTCTGCGCGGGCCGGAAGTGTTCGCGTTCGCGACCTCCGTCATCCGGGACGCGCCCAACCGCGACGAGATCATCGCGCGGGTGGCACGCACCACCGGCACCCGCCTTCGCGTGCTGACCGGCGAGGAGGAGGCGCGGCTGGCCTACGTGGCCGCCCGCCAGTGGGCAGGCTCGATGGCCGGGCAGCTGCTGGTCCTGGATATCGGCGGCGGTACTGTAGAGATCGCCTCCGGCACCGGAGACCGGCCCCGCGTCGTCTACTCGCTGCCGCTGGGCGCCCGCAGGATCACCCGGGACTGGCTTCCCGGCGGCACCGCACCATCCCCACACCGGCTGGCCGAGGTCCGGCAGCACCTCCGCCGGTCCCTGGAAGCCGTCCCCGGCCTGCCGCGGGCCGAACCGGGCGGGCGGGTGCTGGCCTGCTCCAAGACCTTCGAACAGCTCGCCCGGCTCGCCGCCGCTCAGCGCAAGACACCGCAAGCCGGACAGCAGCTCGCGCTACCCCAACTACGCGCATCAGTCTCCCTGCTGGCCGCCGCGGGACCGTCCCGCCGGTCCAAGCTGCCGGGCATCTCCCGACACCGCGCCGAACAGTCCCTGGCCGGAGCCCTGATCGCACAAGCCCTCATGGAAGCCTGCGGGGCCAAGAACGTCGAGATCTGCCCCTGGTCCACCCGAGAAGGACTGCTGCTCGAACGCCTCGGCGTGCCCCACACCACAGCCGGGCGCTCCCGAGCACACTGACTGGCTACACAGGTGGGAGCAGCACATCACCGGCAGAGCTCCGGTGCTGCACCGGATGCACGCCCCATGAGCGAGCAGACACCAGCAGACGAGTCGGCTGAAGGCCAACCAGGTGACGAACACACCGCCCGCTCGCGCGTCACCACCCACGCACCCCACCCGGCACGGAGAGTGAGTCAGCAGCGCCCAGGCCGACCCTGTATGGCGCCAGCCCCCTGAAGCTCCCGGAACGGCGCCGTGTCACCGCCCTCCCGGGAGCCACGGCACCCACGACCGGCAGGCGGGCGACCTTCGCCAGCCGCACCGCCGGCCGGCCGTGGTGAGCCCCGAAAAAACCACCACAGCTCGTGGCCACAGCCCGATAGCGACTTCCACACACCACACCCATCCGCAGACGACCAGCATGGACTCCCCGCAGTGGCAACGGCGGGAATTCGTCCCGGAAAGCGCGCGGTGAAGTCCTCGAAACCGAGCAGCACCTCGTCCTTCGGACGGGAAGACCGTTTGCCGGGGCGCGGCTGGCGGACGTAGCCGGGCAGGGATGCCAGCAACATCGTCTCCACCGCACGGTTCAGGCCCTCGACCGTGCCCTTGAGGTGGGGGGTATAGGCGGGCAGATCCTCCACCGTCACGTCCAGGACCTCAAATGCGGCAGTCACCGTCCTGGACAAGAAGTCCTTGCCGCGATCCACCCGCACTTCCTCCGGCAGCCCGCCGAACGGGCCGTAGGGGTCCTCACGCAGCACCGCGGAGCGCAACGCAGCCAGCACCGACTCCCTCGACGGATACACCGGCGTCACCGTGACGCCGGTGATCGCGTTCGTCGCGCAGTCGGTGAACCACGTGATCCACGGCTTGCGCGTCACACCGTCGACATCGACCAGCACCGGCGCCTGGACATGATTCGGTCTCCCACACCTGGTTACGCCACCCCCGCGGCCGCGCCAAAAACACGTCATGCTTACGGGCCTCACGCTCCCCTCCTCGTAGCGGCAGCACCGGACCATGCAGGCGTCGCCTCGGCTGGGGTGCGCGTGGGCTCACTCGTGAGGCGCCCCGGTCCGCGAAGGGCCTGATCTCGCCGACCATGAGGCAGGCCACCGTGCGACGACGGCGGGTGCCGGGGATCTCACCCCAGGCACCCGCCGCGACGGTCCGGCGAGCGCCTCCGCGGGAATCCCGCGGAGGCGCTCGCTCACTTGCCGAGCAGGTAGGCCCGCTCCACGGTCTGCCGGACCGTGTTGCCCGCCTTGTCGGAGGCCGTGACCCGCAGGGTCACGTACGCGCCCTGCCGCTGGTCGCCCGGCCGCTCGACGGTGGCGGTGAACCGGTTGTGGCCGCGGTCCTTGACGCGGACCTGGCCCTTCCAGGTCTTGCCGTCGTCGAAGGAGGCCTCGACCTTGAGCTCGACCCCGGTGGGGGCGGCGAGCCCGTCCTGGTGCCGCACCGTCAGGTCGAGCTCGTGACGCTTCCCGCCCTCGACCCTGTTCCACAGGTCGGCCGGGACCCCGTAATCGACCTGGAGGAGAGGCAACAGCGTGTCCTCCGCCGCGGTGTCCGAACGGAACGTCCACGACGTGGCGGTCCTTGTACCGGTCTGCCAGTACTCGGTCTTACGCTCGGTCGTCAGGTCCAGCCGGTAGTCGGCCGCTCCGGCAGGAACCTCGAAGTCTCCCCAGGCGGCTGCGGCCTCGCCGACCTTCTCGCCGTCGCGGTAGAGGACGGCCGCCACGGTGTCGCCCTGGGGGTAGGTCGGTACGTCCATCGTCCCGGGCGTTCCCGCCCTCCCGATGCCACCCAAATCGAGGGGAAGCGCCCGGCGCGCCCAGTGGCCGGTCACCGCGTCGGTGAACTCCGGGATCGCCAGGCTGAGGACGTCACCGGAGCGGACCGAGTGACGGTTCCAGCCGCGAGGGATGGACGGCCGCACCACGGCCTTGTACCACTCCTCCTTGAGCTGCTCGCCCGACGCGAAGGTGCGGGGGGCGTCCCGCAGGCCTGACAGCAATGGGATGTCCGC harbors:
- a CDS encoding kinase translates to MVANERTRLVVLRGNSASGKSSVAAGLRDRFGRGLALVGQDNLRRIVLRERDRAGVADIGLIDLTARYALDAGYHGYHVVLEGILYAGHDGAVLAQLRADHLGPNRGYYLDVPFAETLARHATKPIVNDVGEEALRDWYRERDVLPGCVETVIGADSSLPETVDRIMRDTGLAGLPALKN
- a CDS encoding pirin family protein produces the protein MPAVTVEDLLVLPRLPRLDATAIDRPVRRLVTAPQQREGAGFLVHRPFPSAALPDADPFLLLDHVGETVYQPYEAKGAPWHPHRGFETVTYVIDGTVVHHDSNGGGGVISDGDTQWMTAGSGILHDEVPSEEVLAKGGLSHGIQLWVNLPRTRKWAQPRYQDVRADKLRLLTSDDGGALVRLIAGGLGGYQGPGVTYTPIVYAHASLLPQAQLRTGWDPQFSAMVYVLQGAGSVGADRRPVGDGQLAVFGAGDVLTVQAGAHQRGRTGRFEVLLLGGVPLREPIARYGPFVMNTEAEIRQAVEDYQQGRKPPPRPSSISGIAGAT
- a CDS encoding Ppx/GppA phosphatase family protein; the protein is MRQAGVLDVGCHSALLTVVRRRPGTVLEPVFSRKVRLSLHETLDRKGRLDKAGVKSVERAVAEAVAADPRLRGPEVFAFATSVIRDAPNRDEIIARVARTTGTRLRVLTGEEEARLAYVAARQWAGSMAGQLLVLDIGGGTVEIASGTGDRPRVVYSLPLGARRITRDWLPGGTAPSPHRLAEVRQHLRRSLEAVPGLPRAEPGGRVLACSKTFEQLARLAAAQRKTPQAGQQLALPQLRASVSLLAAAGPSRRSKLPGISRHRAEQSLAGALIAQALMEACGAKNVEICPWSTREGLLLERLGVPHTTAGRSRAH